GATTGCTCTTTTATTTAAGACTTATTTTATGACCTAGTGTATATCGTCGTAAAGTTACCATGTGCACTTGAAATCAATGTATATTCGCACTTTTTGGGGTAGTGCTCCACTACTAGACTAATTAGGGTAGAGTAGTTGACAAAGTTGTTcagatcttctatttctttgttgattttcttttttgtctaatGCTGTTGAGTTGTGGAATGAAGACTTAAAATCTCCTGCTTGTTCGTAGAattgtttgtaattttttcccctgtattttgAAGCTGTTACTAGGTGCACAGAAATTTGTGATTGTGATACCTTCCTGGTAAAGGTATTATGATTGATAtactttttatcattatttaaataCCCTCTTTGTATCTCCAGTAATTCCTATGTTAAAGTCTACGTTATCTACTATTATCTGGTATCAACAAACCCTGGTATCAAATTTTGACATCTTTtcattgctttcatttccatCTATTTACTTGCAAcctatgtctttatatttaaagtgtatttaTGCAATCAGTATATAGTTaaatctttgtatttttcaatCACTTtgacatttgctttttaaacttaaaaattatatttagatgTAATGAAATTACAGATGTGATTATACTTACTTCtcctgctttgtttgtttttctggactgcttttaatgttcttttctctcttcttcctttcttgcctccttttgGGTTTTGGGTGGATTGTATATTTATCTTCAGAGAAATGGCATTCATGCTATTCTAATACACAATTGGTTTTTCAGCTATATAGTGAAAAACTAtatagtagtttttatttttttagtcatcacgtagtcttttattttttagtggtcgcatagtcttttatttttcagtggttGCATAGTCTACTAaaccacttcatgacaaatacagGAATGTTGCTATAGTATAGTTCTAATTCACCTCTTCCATGGTAAAAGGCTGTATTAAGCTTGTATGATATTCGGCATTTCTATATCTATGTCTATAAATTCACAATTCAAGAAATTGAAACTTTAAGTACTTGAGTGTGGATATaaaaatatgtgtgcatgtgtgctaagtcgcttcacttgtgcagactctttgtgacctcatggattgtaactcaccaagatcctctgtccatgggattctcctggcaagaatactagactgggttgctgtaccctcctcccaggggatcttcccaactcagggatcgaacccacatctcttgcatttcctgcattggcaggcgggttctttaccactaatgtcacctgggaagtcccgaatataaaaattttttctcaCCTAAATAACAAGGACATAATATTTGAATGTGGGGTCCACAATGCTCATGGtgtgcttttctgtataaataaatatatatgtatcagagTGATGGGCACctgagatatacatatatacatacaaatatacacagatatatatatatatatacacacacacacacaaatacatatacagatatatacgcaaatacatataagtatatatatatatatatacacacacacaaatatatatgttttctagCCCTAGGTTTTCCACATATGTGATGATACCATTATGGGTTTTTGTCCATGTCAAAACAAAATACTGGACCCTGTTAATATCAGTACTCATTGCAGAAAATACTTGACTACAGGATATGCTGGTCATGAAGCAGAGTAAAAACTTTTTCAAAGCCCAGAGGTCTCAGAAACACTTCCTCTCTTGGCCTAACAATGAAGCACAAGGCTACCAGAGGAACACATGTGAGCAGCTGAGACAGCAGAGTTCAGAGAGGGGTTAGATCTCTCAGTGCTATGAACTTCAGTACCTAAGAAAGCGTAGTAAGTTTTAAAACTATATAGGTTTCTAACCCCTAAACATCCAAATATTCTTATTCAGTGGGTAGAGGTCAGGAATTCATGTTTTTAACAGTTTTCATACACTGCACTGCAGGTAGTCCATACATACAGTAGGTTCATATGTGCATTCTGCcttaatttaaagaattttaaaattctggaagATTGGGGTTTTAAAGAATTGTTCATCTTTAGCCCGGTGCCTTAAGAGTCCTATAGTGAACATCCAAAGGAATGCTGTCTTTACACTGCCATTCTttactcccccctcccccttcacaacacctttttatttataaaacatgtttTGTCCGAATTCTTCACTATGACTggccatcttgggtgaccctgcaAAGCAAGGCTCATAGTTCCATTGAGTTATGTAGGCCCCTTCCTAAAGACATGCCTGTGATCCATGAAGGTTTTTTACTTGCACATAGTattttattaactatagttactttgttttcttgtttgttcccTTCCCTACTCTGTAAATTCCCTTACCACACGTCTGGCTCATTCACAGCACCTAGTAAAATAAAGTATTATACACAGTAGATGCTTGATAACTAATTGTTGAAAAGATTGACTCActctaaaaacataaaatcacACCTTGACAAGCTCACCACCTACCACCAACCATCAATAGTCTCAGCAAAAGCCATAGTCAAGATTACATACATACATTGTACCACGTTCCCACTGGCAAAACCCAGAGAATGAAGGCTTCCATTCCAAGGGAACTCCAAAGAGGAATACAGAGGAAAGCGAGCTTTGGGGGGTATGAGACTGTTGAGTGAGACTGGTCATAAAACACTATATTACTTATAAGGTTCATGATGACCAATACAATTAAATACATACAAAGGAATAGGCAGTCAGGAGATAACCGTCCAAGACGAAACACATCAGAGCCAATCCCCTGTCCTACGGACCTGCTCTGCAAAGGTAACTCTCCAAGGGAGCAGCCCGGGATGAAGAACCGGACCAGGAGTAAGCCCTGCCCACACCGCCAAGGGGCCACGCAGCCCCGCCCACGCCATGCACGCCCCGCCCAGGCAGCGCAGGCGTCCAAGAGACGAACGCCACGCCCGCGTCCCGCTCACGCAGCGGAAGGTACAAGGCACGCAGCCCACCCACACAGCGGAAGAGCTCTTGCCACCTTGCCACGCAGCACCGCCCACACAATGCACGCCCCGCCCAGGCAGCGGAGGGGCCCACGCGACAAACGCAACTCCCCATTCCCCACGCAGGCCGCGAAAGGCCTAAGCCAAGTTCTGTGCCGTAGTTGTGCAATCGGTGCGCCTGTTTCCGGAAGTGTAGTCCAGACGAACATCGGACTACGCCTGCGCGCTGACGTATTCCCAAAAGCCCAATGAGCGGAGGGGTGGGCTGCTGGTATTTGGGCGTGGTTTCCGGTTCCTGTGGGCGTCTGTCTGTCGGCTCCTGTGCTACGTGTCTTTGGCTGTTGAGCAGACGCGGAGCAGGTGAGGTTTCGTGTGGCTGGAGCTCGGAGCTACCCTTTGGGCACTAGCGAAGGCAGAGGGCGTGAGGGAGCCCTCCGGCCGCCTGCTGCCTGTTCGCAAGGCGTCGGGGAAAGCTGACTCAGAGCCGCGCGTCTGACGGAGAAGGGCTTCCAGGGCCTCGATCCCTCCGGCCGACTCTTGGCCCGGGCCTAAGCTTTGAGGTCGCCCGTCCTTGGCTACCTCTGTGGGAACGTTTCCACTCGGTTCTGTAGTCAGAGAGGGTCCCTTCGGGGTCGGCTCTGGGGCCGTGGAATGTGTCTTCGAGAGCTCAGTCTTGTGCTGTGACGTGGGAGAGTGAATCTAGAATCTGAATCAGTTCAGGAGGGGTTATTGGATCCCCTTCCCTGACATTCAGTGCAGTGTTTCGGGTGTTAACGCTTTTTTTGTCTAGGAAAAAAAGGTGCTTCGCTTTCATCAAGATGTCTATAAATTTTAACCTCACTGGAGTTGAAGAACAGTTAAATGAAAACATTCTGGGCCTGGCATACCTGGCCTAGAATGTTTATAGAATTCCTGACATACTTTGAGTGTTTCATATATCTTGTTTTAGCAACCCACCCTGGGTAAGAAAACTAGGGCCTAGAGAGGCTACATTTCATAGAAAGGGATTTGTAGAACCACCACCTCCTCTTATGAATGGCCTTAATTCAACTGTCCCTGCCCACTGTTGTGCTAGAAATAAGTGAAGTACAAGTAAGGAGCTGGTTTCATTAGCTGTTACATTAAATACCAGTGACTGTTAAGGATTGGATGACATTCCAGTTGTGTGATAGATTCCGCAGAAGAACCTGTTGATAAAATGTGTAGCCGTTTTCCTTAAAAAGTGTGTCCAAAGCCAAAGATTTAGAATTTAGCCAAATAGCTTCTGAAAATCTGAATCTTGGTTTACCCAGattttgtggttttaaaaattgtatagatAGAGAACAATCAGATTGAAGTCCACATTTGCCTCTACTCTAGGCTCTTGAAGCATCCCAATCGGCACTCACCGCGCCAGACACTGGTGTCCCGGgagtttaaagtaaaatatagaaaatgcttGGTTGCATCTCAACACTGTTGATTCCTTAACAGGAACAGTGAGAGGACTGCAGGGTGTGTAAGGAGTGGATGTATTGTCCGGTGCTTAGCCTTTAGTAGTGAGTGCCCTTTTATGTTAAGAGCATGCACCTTGATCATTGAGAACAGGGGCAAGACCTGTGTTTTTTTACTGCCTTTGTTTTGGAGATTACAAAAAATAGTGTTGATTTACTCTTGgagtctaatttctttttttttttaatgagatgaaATCCACCCACTCATATCAGGatgatctcatttacattttgatATGAGTCGGCAAGTCCTTGAAGCTATAGTAAGTAACACCAGTGatcatcttttttttcatttttggtttttaaacagACATCATGGATCAGGTAATGCAGTTCGTTGAGCCAAGTCGGCAGTTTGTGAAAGACTCAATTCGGCTGGTTAAAAGATGCACCAAACCTGATAGAAAAGGTAATTGCTTtggaatgagaggaaaaaaattaatttttt
This region of Bos indicus isolate NIAB-ARS_2022 breed Sahiwal x Tharparkar chromosome 22, NIAB-ARS_B.indTharparkar_mat_pri_1.0, whole genome shotgun sequence genomic DNA includes:
- the SEC61G gene encoding protein transport protein Sec61 subunit gamma, whose product is MSGGVGCWYLGVVSGSCGRLSVGSCATCLWLLSRRGADIMDQVMQFVEPSRQFVKDSIRLVKRCTKPDRKEFQKIAMATAIGFAIMGFIGFFVKLIHIPINNIIVGG